A window from Opitutia bacterium ISCC 52 encodes these proteins:
- the rpoD gene encoding RNA polymerase sigma factor RpoD, whose amino-acid sequence MPTKTTAKKAAKKAVKKTATKTAAKKAVKKVAKKAPAKKAAVKKVAAKKATPAKKTAAKKAPAKKATPAKKTAAKKAPAKKAAKKTTKEREEEAVKQAVEALRKEAAKKAAAKPEGEKTEKEKAVEADLNEKIRLLIRQSKEQGYLTFANINDALPTTIDSPDEIENVISILENLEIDIIDSEEVETYKQRLEESEEEEVKASQYDILDDPVRMYLKQMGQVPLLTREQEVEISKRIERAELKAQSIIFSVGITSEFHINLATKLINRDERFDRVVLDKKVDSRENYFKMLPKLLETVEDLEARSQKAWDGHLSATNSTNAKRANTRFKKYEAQLSSKFKKFCFKLKVFEEFLNNLGPLIKRIDEINQELSMDERSKTKKIPTKIKNAMLEELAIFRSDNRIDATELVNLVRDVRIAMRRAHRAKTEMVEANLRLVISIAKKYTNRGLSFLDLIQEGNMGLMKAVEKFEYRRGYKFSTYATWWIRQAITRSIADQARTIRIPVHMIETLNKVMQVQKQLYQELGHEPTAEEVADEMLLPVERVQSIMKMAQQPISLQSPVGDSDDTNFGDFIEDKGAENPYDMTAYSLLREKIVDVLDSLTERERRVLSLRFGLVDGYSRTLEEVGRQFNVTRERIRQIEAKALRKMRHPTRIRQLYGFFDGDHVESNLGIAKNENQPNS is encoded by the coding sequence ATGCCAACAAAAACTACCGCTAAGAAAGCTGCCAAAAAAGCAGTAAAGAAAACGGCCACCAAAACCGCTGCTAAGAAAGCGGTGAAAAAAGTAGCAAAGAAAGCTCCCGCAAAAAAGGCGGCAGTGAAAAAAGTGGCTGCGAAAAAAGCTACCCCAGCCAAGAAGACGGCCGCTAAGAAAGCCCCTGCGAAAAAAGCTACCCCAGCCAAGAAGACGGCCGCTAAGAAAGCCCCTGCGAAAAAAGCAGCCAAGAAGACGACCAAAGAAAGAGAAGAGGAAGCTGTAAAACAAGCTGTTGAGGCACTTCGCAAAGAAGCAGCAAAGAAAGCTGCAGCGAAACCTGAAGGCGAAAAAACTGAAAAAGAAAAGGCCGTCGAAGCAGATCTCAACGAAAAGATCAGGTTGTTGATTCGGCAGTCAAAAGAGCAAGGCTACCTGACTTTCGCCAACATCAACGATGCTCTCCCGACAACGATCGATAGTCCGGACGAGATTGAAAACGTCATTTCCATCCTCGAAAATCTTGAGATCGATATTATCGACTCTGAAGAGGTCGAAACCTATAAGCAACGCCTGGAAGAATCCGAAGAGGAGGAAGTAAAAGCCTCCCAGTACGATATCCTGGATGATCCTGTCCGCATGTATCTGAAGCAGATGGGTCAAGTGCCGCTGCTGACGCGTGAACAAGAAGTTGAGATTTCGAAGCGAATTGAGCGGGCCGAACTGAAAGCGCAGAGCATTATATTTTCAGTGGGAATCACAAGTGAGTTTCATATCAATCTGGCTACCAAGCTGATCAATCGAGATGAACGATTCGACCGAGTAGTCCTGGACAAAAAAGTCGATAGCCGGGAAAACTACTTCAAGATGCTGCCAAAGCTCCTGGAAACGGTTGAAGATCTGGAAGCCCGCAGTCAAAAGGCGTGGGATGGTCATCTTAGTGCCACTAATTCCACCAACGCCAAACGGGCAAACACGCGGTTTAAAAAGTATGAGGCACAGCTGAGTTCGAAATTCAAAAAGTTCTGCTTCAAACTGAAGGTCTTTGAAGAGTTCCTCAACAACTTGGGGCCCCTCATCAAGCGTATTGATGAAATCAATCAGGAGCTCTCCATGGATGAGCGCTCCAAAACGAAGAAGATTCCTACCAAGATCAAAAACGCGATGCTCGAAGAGCTAGCGATCTTCCGTAGCGATAATCGTATAGATGCGACCGAATTGGTGAACCTGGTTCGAGATGTTCGTATCGCAATGCGACGTGCCCACCGCGCTAAGACAGAAATGGTTGAAGCCAACCTTCGCCTGGTAATTTCAATCGCCAAAAAATACACCAATCGTGGCCTCTCCTTCCTCGATCTCATTCAAGAGGGCAATATGGGCCTCATGAAGGCAGTTGAAAAATTTGAATACCGTCGGGGCTATAAATTCTCCACCTATGCAACTTGGTGGATTCGCCAGGCCATTACTCGATCCATTGCGGACCAAGCTCGGACTATCCGGATTCCGGTCCACATGATTGAGACGCTAAACAAGGTTATGCAGGTACAGAAGCAACTGTATCAAGAACTTGGACACGAACCGACCGCCGAAGAGGTAGCAGATGAAATGCTGCTTCCGGTAGAACGGGTGCAGTCTATCATGAAGATGGCTCAGCAACCGATCAGCTTGCAAAGCCCTGTTGGCGATAGCGACGACACAAATTTTGGAGACTTTATCGAAGATAAAGGTGCAGAAAACCCATACGATATGACTGCATACAGCCTGCTGCGGGAAAAAATCGTAGACGTTCTTGATAGTTTGACAGAACGTGAACGCAGAGTGCTGTCCTTACGTTTTGGTTTGGTCGATGGCTACAGCCGCACTCTTGAGGAAGTTGGCAGACAATTTAATGTGACCCGGGAACGGATTCGACAAATTGAAGCGAAAGCCTTGCGGAAGATGCGTCACCCAACGCGTATTCGTCAGCTTTACGGCTTCTTTGATGGAGATCATGTTGAATCTAATCTGGGGATCGCCAAAAACGAAAACCAACCGAACAGCTAA
- a CDS encoding rod shape-determining protein MreC, whose amino-acid sequence MESKKSLIEEGRDLARLNATLQYQIQQQDSLAAQVDRYEELFNLPSLPTYQAEVGRIARRDTNGWWQEITIQKGMNFEIPEGAPVVYSGGVVGKVRKVNMTTSIIDLITSPNIRLAAVFEGDKRPVLYQGSISTPFTPPKGTVQNVPTDIQINKDHPRRLMTSGLGGVFPEGLTIGWVQSLEASSDGLFQSGEVILSDELNTIREVAILRTLESDG is encoded by the coding sequence ATGGAGTCTAAAAAAAGTTTGATCGAAGAAGGGCGAGACCTAGCCAGGCTTAATGCGACACTTCAATATCAGATCCAGCAACAAGACTCCCTGGCCGCTCAAGTTGATAGATACGAAGAACTATTCAACCTCCCTTCCCTTCCAACCTATCAGGCCGAAGTGGGTCGCATAGCTAGAAGAGATACAAACGGCTGGTGGCAGGAGATTACCATCCAAAAGGGTATGAATTTTGAGATTCCTGAGGGCGCGCCTGTCGTATATTCTGGAGGCGTGGTTGGCAAAGTTCGAAAGGTAAACATGACCACCTCAATCATCGATTTGATTACCTCCCCCAATATCCGATTAGCTGCTGTGTTTGAGGGAGACAAACGACCTGTCCTGTACCAAGGCTCAATTTCGACACCCTTCACCCCACCTAAAGGAACCGTGCAAAACGTTCCTACAGACATCCAAATCAACAAAGATCATCCTCGCCGACTCATGACTTCTGGCTTGGGAGGGGTATTTCCTGAAGGCCTCACAATTGGTTGGGTCCAAAGCTTGGAAGCTTCCAGTGATGGTTTATTCCAAAGCGGCGAAGTCATCCTTTCAGACGAACTGAATACAATACGAGAAGTTGCCATCCTGAGAACACTTGAAAGCGATGGATAA
- a CDS encoding transglutaminase-like domain-containing protein → MSSLGTRGHCEYFSAALVLLCRTAGIPARVVTGFHGGTWNGFENYFMVKNAEAHAWVEVFDGDNYWVRIDPTPGGTQDIINLNQATTEVESFVDSSITAYVDSLRILWYRRVVNFDNQDQIEMVNVFSITMEALMENIRAKLKAISGEFKAMLQDPFNKERMTLFGLTFGFLFLIYLLVRILLSRLRARAYFKFFGTRKRKRVIQLKDRVLAGKLLMKYHLRLESNQPSDDILQSMSDLHIIRFGSVDRWPTVSPVLKRARKLIKTI, encoded by the coding sequence ATTTCAAGTTTAGGAACCAGAGGGCATTGTGAATATTTTTCAGCTGCTTTGGTGTTGTTGTGCAGAACTGCTGGAATTCCTGCCCGAGTGGTTACCGGGTTCCATGGAGGAACATGGAATGGGTTTGAGAATTACTTCATGGTGAAGAATGCGGAAGCGCATGCATGGGTAGAAGTATTCGATGGTGACAATTACTGGGTACGAATAGACCCCACGCCTGGTGGCACTCAAGATATAATCAATTTGAATCAAGCGACGACAGAGGTGGAGTCTTTTGTAGATTCGAGTATTACTGCTTACGTGGACAGTTTGCGCATACTCTGGTACCGCCGTGTAGTAAATTTCGACAACCAGGACCAAATTGAGATGGTGAATGTATTTTCCATCACGATGGAAGCATTGATGGAAAACATTCGCGCCAAGCTTAAGGCAATTAGTGGTGAGTTTAAGGCCATGCTCCAGGATCCTTTTAATAAGGAAAGGATGACTTTATTTGGATTAACCTTCGGCTTCTTGTTTTTGATCTATCTCCTGGTTCGCATACTTTTAAGCCGTTTACGAGCGAGAGCTTATTTTAAGTTCTTTGGTACACGAAAGCGAAAACGAGTCATTCAACTGAAAGATCGTGTATTGGCTGGAAAACTTTTGATGAAATACCATCTACGCTTGGAGAGTAATCAGCCCTCCGATGACATTCTTCAATCGATGAGTGATCTACACATTATTCGATTTGGATCGGTCGATCGATGGCCTACGGTAAGTCCAGTTCTTAAGCGTGCTCGTAAACTGATCAAAACTATCTAG
- a CDS encoding rod shape-determining protein, with protein sequence MIGRFFGFLSSDIGIDLGTANTLVFAKDKGIVLREPSVVAIHTGTRKVHAVGLDAKKMLGRTPGNITALRPMRDGVIADFEITEAMLRYFIKKVHSNMSVVPPRVVVAVPSGITEVERRAVRESAIHAGARDVLLLEEPMAAAIGVGLPIDEPAANMIVDIGGGTTEVAIISLAGIVYSKSIRVGGDELDAAIINYMKRAYNLLIGERTAEEIKVKVGSAAPLDEELSLEVKGRDSVAGLPKTLHISSQEIREALTDTINAIVDLVRNALERCPPELSADLVDRGFVLAGGGAMLKNFDQLLSDATGLPVIIADDPLSAVAHGTGAVLEDLASLLGEVSSPR encoded by the coding sequence ATGATAGGACGCTTCTTTGGATTTCTTTCAAGCGATATTGGAATCGATTTAGGAACAGCCAATACGCTTGTATTTGCCAAAGATAAAGGAATCGTCCTGCGAGAACCCAGCGTGGTCGCTATCCACACAGGGACTCGAAAAGTGCACGCAGTAGGCTTGGATGCCAAAAAGATGCTGGGAAGAACACCTGGCAACATTACGGCACTTCGCCCCATGAGAGATGGTGTGATCGCCGACTTCGAAATCACCGAGGCCATGCTGCGTTACTTCATCAAGAAGGTGCACAGTAACATGAGTGTTGTTCCTCCCAGAGTAGTAGTTGCAGTACCTTCCGGAATCACAGAAGTAGAGAGAAGAGCAGTTCGTGAGTCGGCCATTCATGCCGGAGCACGCGATGTATTGTTATTGGAAGAGCCCATGGCTGCAGCTATAGGCGTAGGACTTCCTATTGATGAACCAGCAGCCAACATGATTGTCGATATCGGTGGAGGTACCACGGAAGTTGCTATCATATCCTTAGCAGGAATTGTTTACTCAAAGAGTATTCGTGTGGGAGGAGATGAACTGGATGCGGCTATCATCAACTACATGAAACGAGCGTATAATCTTCTCATCGGTGAACGAACCGCAGAGGAGATTAAAGTAAAGGTCGGATCAGCAGCTCCACTCGACGAAGAATTATCTTTAGAAGTAAAAGGCCGTGACTCCGTTGCAGGCCTACCCAAAACACTTCACATTAGTTCGCAAGAAATCCGCGAAGCTCTGACCGATACCATCAATGCAATTGTGGATTTGGTAAGAAATGCGCTGGAACGCTGCCCACCGGAACTCTCGGCTGACCTGGTTGACCGGGGATTCGTTTTAGCCGGAGGTGGCGCCATGCTCAAAAACTTCGACCAGCTCTTAAGTGATGCGACGGGACTGCCCGTAATTATCGCCGACGATCCACTGAGTGCGGTTGCACATGGTACGGGTGCAGTCTTAGAAGATTTAGCATCCCTACTCGGTGAAGTATCCAGCCCTCGTTGA
- a CDS encoding twin-arginine translocase TatA/TatE family subunit, whose protein sequence is MTLPTQSLAFLQSLGPMEIFVVVFIILLLFGAKKLPELARGMGKAMKEFKKATKDVEDDIRTAMEEEPEPAPRQTKPVQSEPVSPESDK, encoded by the coding sequence ATGACACTACCCACCCAATCACTCGCGTTTTTACAATCCCTGGGACCCATGGAAATCTTTGTCGTGGTTTTCATCATCTTACTGCTATTCGGGGCAAAGAAATTGCCTGAATTAGCTCGTGGAATGGGAAAAGCGATGAAAGAATTTAAAAAGGCTACCAAAGATGTCGAAGATGATATACGGACAGCCATGGAAGAAGAGCCAGAACCCGCTCCGCGCCAAACCAAGCCTGTTCAATCGGAACCAGTCTCACCGGAATCCGACAAATAA
- the dnaG gene encoding DNA primase — protein sequence MPIISRSCIEDIRSKVNIYDLVSPVVGLRKVGANYRGLSPFTNEKTPSFYVLPDKNIFKDFSSGEAGDIYKFIQLTERLNFQEAVESIAARFNIPIEYEQGKAPSGFKPSLRKEILEIHDFATEHYHRNFMADTEDGQFIREYWEKDRKFQLQVAEEYKVGLALPNDPKLFSSLQKKNYSSEALNKCGIFYPSRHPESNEALYPRFRGRLMIPIREHANQRVIAFTARQLSITPTDDRSHEAKYVNSPETPLFNKSSVLFGLHKAKKEVTEDLPFILVEGQLDAIRCWTIGLPAVAPQGTSITENQLLLLKRFNEKIICLLDGDDAGRKAALRALPMAWKAGLDIRYYPLPDGSDPDDVIIESGDEFANQIIEGSESALPFAVRSLLPNALQAEAREKNRTANAIFELLTHLDSELMRVEYLGELSKLLGIREDILSTDYKNYLATKSRQSYISNEAGERENLRDSANSKSKLTNAEEDLILALFEFPGLGAHLFQVVDNEWIDDSQPSGRILNRILAEAEQGSWQGISQMEEIVETDQERNYYYNLRSKDIQTENLLRGVEDSIVKLYKRFFHKRIQSLDVELANAQSLPLQEQFKLQKERTDLNRSISNPPEVHLPTEF from the coding sequence ATGCCTATCATTTCTCGTTCCTGCATTGAAGACATACGCAGCAAGGTAAATATATACGACCTTGTTTCACCCGTAGTAGGACTAAGAAAGGTAGGAGCTAATTATCGAGGACTCAGCCCATTCACAAATGAGAAAACCCCCTCCTTCTATGTGCTACCCGACAAAAACATCTTCAAAGACTTCTCCAGCGGAGAAGCAGGAGACATCTATAAATTCATCCAGCTGACCGAACGTTTAAATTTCCAGGAAGCAGTCGAATCAATTGCTGCTCGTTTCAATATACCTATTGAATACGAGCAAGGCAAAGCACCGTCAGGATTTAAGCCATCGCTGAGAAAAGAGATTCTCGAAATCCACGATTTCGCCACGGAGCACTACCATCGAAATTTTATGGCAGACACGGAGGACGGTCAGTTCATCCGTGAATATTGGGAAAAGGATCGAAAATTCCAATTACAAGTAGCTGAGGAATACAAAGTAGGATTAGCGCTTCCAAACGATCCAAAGCTGTTCTCAAGCCTGCAAAAGAAAAACTACTCTTCCGAGGCGCTCAACAAGTGCGGAATTTTTTATCCCTCCCGGCACCCGGAATCTAATGAAGCTCTTTATCCGCGCTTCCGGGGGCGATTAATGATTCCAATCCGGGAACACGCCAATCAGCGGGTAATTGCATTCACCGCTCGCCAATTATCTATAACCCCGACAGACGATCGCTCCCACGAAGCCAAATACGTCAACTCACCTGAGACACCCCTCTTCAATAAAAGCAGCGTTCTGTTCGGTTTACACAAAGCGAAGAAGGAGGTCACTGAGGATTTGCCCTTCATCTTAGTCGAAGGACAACTCGACGCCATTCGCTGCTGGACCATCGGATTACCAGCTGTTGCCCCGCAAGGAACTTCTATAACGGAAAATCAACTTTTGCTCCTCAAGCGTTTCAACGAAAAGATCATCTGCCTTCTTGACGGCGATGATGCAGGTAGAAAAGCGGCCTTGCGAGCACTCCCAATGGCATGGAAAGCCGGACTCGACATTAGATACTACCCATTGCCAGACGGAAGCGACCCCGATGATGTGATTATAGAATCGGGAGATGAATTCGCAAATCAGATAATTGAAGGATCTGAATCTGCCCTCCCCTTCGCTGTCAGATCACTATTGCCAAATGCGCTCCAAGCTGAAGCTCGAGAGAAGAACCGAACTGCAAATGCCATATTCGAACTTCTGACGCACCTCGATTCAGAATTGATGCGCGTAGAGTATCTCGGAGAACTTTCAAAGCTCCTAGGAATTCGTGAGGATATTCTATCTACTGACTATAAAAATTACCTGGCGACTAAAAGCAGACAATCCTACATAAGCAATGAGGCTGGAGAGCGCGAAAACTTAAGGGATTCAGCCAATTCAAAGTCGAAGTTGACAAACGCAGAGGAAGACCTAATTTTGGCTCTTTTTGAGTTCCCAGGCCTGGGCGCACACCTCTTCCAAGTTGTTGATAATGAATGGATTGATGATTCCCAACCAAGCGGCCGTATCCTTAACAGGATCTTGGCTGAAGCAGAACAGGGTTCCTGGCAAGGCATCAGCCAGATGGAAGAGATCGTAGAAACAGACCAAGAGAGGAACTATTATTACAATCTCCGTTCGAAAGATATTCAGACTGAAAACCTACTCCGAGGAGTAGAAGATTCCATCGTCAAACTTTATAAGCGCTTCTTCCACAAACGAATTCAATCCTTAGACGTTGAACTGGCAAACGCCCAATCCCTGCCACTTCAGGAACAATTTAAACTACAAAAAGAAAGAACGGATTTAAACCGTTCCATTTCGAACCCACCTGAGGTTCACCTGCCAACCGAATTTTAA
- the tsaD gene encoding tRNA (adenosine(37)-N6)-threonylcarbamoyltransferase complex transferase subunit TsaD, with product MILGIESSCDESALAVFDPQKGLLADLVYSQIETHQEYGGIVPELASREHLEAFVPLLEQLEQTVPLSKLTMIAVTSGPGLASCLALGIALGRSLSLALDLPLVGVNHLRGHVFSPFVAMHADNPSGFDETFGKLLPHLGLIVSGGNTVLFEIDEDRKLTVLGETIDDAAGEALDKGAKLLGMPYPGGPLIEKSALNGDATRFEFPRGMVQSPEVKFSFSGLKTSLRYRLEKMSDADLEEAMSDICASYQQAVVDALALKTKSVLKRGRFKSLGLSGGVANNRILQSAFEKVAEKTRVPLLVAEPKQTGDNAGMICFAAFMDPLGIVEDGNGLEVNPSWKVG from the coding sequence ATGATTTTGGGAATAGAAAGTTCCTGCGACGAGTCGGCCCTGGCAGTGTTTGATCCGCAGAAAGGATTGCTGGCTGATCTTGTATATTCTCAGATTGAAACTCACCAGGAATATGGCGGGATTGTTCCTGAACTTGCGAGTAGGGAGCACTTGGAGGCATTCGTGCCTTTGTTAGAGCAGCTTGAGCAGACCGTGCCACTTTCGAAGCTGACCATGATTGCCGTAACTTCGGGGCCTGGTTTGGCGAGTTGCCTAGCGCTGGGAATTGCTCTGGGCAGGAGTTTGTCTTTGGCGTTGGATTTACCCTTAGTCGGTGTGAATCATTTGAGAGGGCATGTCTTTTCTCCGTTTGTAGCCATGCATGCAGATAACCCAAGTGGCTTTGATGAGACCTTTGGTAAGTTGTTACCCCATCTGGGCCTCATTGTATCGGGTGGAAATACGGTGCTTTTCGAGATCGATGAGGACAGAAAGCTGACGGTGCTTGGTGAGACGATAGATGATGCTGCCGGCGAAGCACTCGATAAGGGGGCGAAACTACTCGGCATGCCTTATCCGGGAGGTCCCTTGATTGAGAAGTCCGCCCTGAATGGCGACGCAACACGATTCGAATTCCCTCGAGGGATGGTTCAATCTCCTGAAGTGAAATTCAGTTTCTCTGGATTGAAAACGAGTCTGCGCTATCGGCTTGAAAAGATGTCTGATGCCGACCTCGAAGAGGCCATGAGTGATATCTGCGCTAGTTATCAGCAAGCCGTGGTCGATGCCTTGGCGCTTAAGACAAAATCCGTCCTGAAGAGGGGACGTTTTAAGAGTCTGGGGTTATCTGGAGGAGTTGCCAACAATAGGATATTGCAGTCGGCATTTGAGAAAGTGGCTGAAAAGACGCGGGTTCCCTTGTTGGTTGCAGAACCCAAGCAAACGGGCGATAATGCCGGAATGATCTGTTTTGCGGCCTTTATGGATCCTTTGGGAATTGTGGAGGATGGCAATGGATTGGAAGTAAATCCCAGCTGGAAAGTGGGTTGA
- the mrdA gene encoding penicillin-binding protein 2: MNIIEIFRNYNARLRLVTYLLLVMLIVLSGGLAYRQLFRYSEYSEKGERQSLRRIIVPGPRGNIYDRDGRLLVGNRPRYSADVFLNELRPEFRAEFKKLRDHYDTLPEEQVTKTGDINIEARRNVVQRYINQVGKILGRSLEIDSKEIERHFGQQLLLRFPLINDMDPEEYALLLEQIPVQSPIQIFASNARYYPYGSLAAHTLGWAGNTQEMDTDNLPGDKLMTFQERGYEGKSGIEKQFDEELQGESGLEIWVVDPSGFQFEPKVTNTPIQGKDLQITLDSELQDIAEMALGDQKGAAIALDTKRGDILVMASKPDYDLNDLSPYMSNTVARDINDRGAWINLAFQGLYSPGSTFKIVTSLAGLRNGFIDGETMSHCTGSYTVGRRNFRCWNRLGHGDVTIHEAIQHSCNVYFYQHGQDIGVNYISAEARRFHLDQPTGVELPFEATKMIVPSREWKRETRNDAWYPGDTANFSIGQGDLRVTPLQMACFTAAFARRETEFKPTILYDPYRQAIPSKRDIKVSESDYNLILDGMEAAATDGTAKLIKVPGVRIAAKTGTAQVQTPDGMRHLAWSICFAPIEDPEIAIAVMIDGQFGDSLGGGSTSVPIAQPILQRFFEKMGHVASR; this comes from the coding sequence ATGAATATCATAGAAATATTTCGCAACTATAATGCCCGGTTAAGGCTGGTTACTTATTTGTTGCTTGTGATGCTCATCGTTCTCTCTGGCGGACTCGCCTACAGACAGCTTTTCAGATACTCGGAATACTCCGAAAAAGGTGAACGCCAGAGTCTTCGAAGAATTATCGTCCCAGGACCGCGAGGCAACATCTATGATCGTGACGGCAGGCTCTTAGTCGGCAATCGTCCTCGGTATTCAGCCGATGTGTTTCTTAACGAGCTACGACCAGAGTTCCGGGCAGAATTCAAGAAACTCAGAGATCACTACGATACCCTGCCCGAAGAACAGGTAACCAAAACTGGAGATATCAATATCGAAGCACGGCGCAATGTTGTACAGCGATACATCAATCAAGTCGGGAAAATCCTTGGTAGAAGCCTGGAAATTGATTCGAAGGAAATCGAGCGACACTTCGGGCAACAACTTTTACTCCGCTTCCCTCTCATCAACGACATGGATCCGGAGGAGTATGCTCTTCTTCTGGAACAGATCCCGGTTCAGTCGCCCATTCAAATTTTTGCGTCAAACGCTCGCTACTACCCTTATGGGTCACTTGCAGCACATACTTTGGGCTGGGCAGGCAATACCCAAGAAATGGACACAGATAATTTGCCTGGGGATAAACTCATGACCTTTCAGGAACGAGGTTATGAAGGAAAATCCGGCATTGAAAAACAATTTGACGAGGAACTTCAGGGAGAAAGTGGTTTGGAGATTTGGGTCGTAGATCCCTCGGGTTTCCAGTTTGAACCTAAAGTTACGAATACTCCTATTCAGGGGAAAGACCTTCAGATCACCTTGGATTCTGAATTGCAGGATATTGCGGAAATGGCTCTGGGAGACCAAAAAGGTGCCGCGATCGCACTGGATACAAAACGAGGTGATATATTGGTCATGGCCAGTAAGCCGGATTATGATTTAAATGATCTTAGCCCCTACATGTCCAACACGGTCGCCAGAGATATCAACGACCGAGGCGCCTGGATCAATCTCGCCTTCCAGGGACTTTACTCCCCTGGCTCAACCTTCAAAATCGTCACTAGCCTGGCTGGGTTAAGAAATGGATTTATTGATGGCGAAACCATGTCTCACTGCACAGGTAGCTACACGGTCGGCCGTCGGAATTTTCGCTGCTGGAACAGGCTCGGCCATGGGGATGTTACCATCCACGAAGCTATCCAACACAGCTGCAATGTATACTTCTACCAGCACGGTCAGGACATAGGCGTGAATTACATCAGCGCTGAAGCGAGGAGGTTCCACTTAGATCAACCCACCGGTGTCGAATTACCCTTTGAGGCGACAAAGATGATTGTTCCTTCGCGAGAGTGGAAACGGGAAACTCGCAATGACGCCTGGTATCCAGGTGATACCGCCAATTTCTCTATAGGACAAGGAGACCTCCGAGTAACGCCGCTTCAAATGGCTTGCTTTACAGCCGCGTTTGCAAGGAGGGAAACAGAGTTTAAGCCCACCATCCTTTACGACCCCTACCGTCAAGCCATTCCAAGCAAGCGAGACATTAAAGTATCCGAAAGCGACTATAACTTGATTCTCGATGGCATGGAAGCAGCAGCAACAGACGGCACGGCAAAGCTCATTAAGGTACCTGGCGTCCGTATCGCAGCGAAAACGGGAACGGCTCAGGTGCAAACTCCTGATGGGATGCGTCACTTGGCTTGGTCCATTTGCTTTGCTCCAATTGAAGATCCTGAAATTGCCATCGCGGTCATGATTGATGGACAATTCGGAGACTCTTTAGGTGGCGGATCGACCTCAGTTCCTATTGCTCAGCCCATCTTACAAAGATTTTTTGAAAAGATGGGACATGTAGCGTCTCGCTAG